A single region of the Flavobacteriales bacterium genome encodes:
- a CDS encoding WbqC family protein: MKMKSSAFPFFLFPNIGWWKEAFKCNEIIVETSENWVKQSLRNRYELVNSNGRLRLSVPIIKKTRGLLREVEISYTENWPLQHWRGLEAAYNKSPYFEFYKSELQEIIFSEPSKLIELNTRALKFCVKKLNFTAEIVYSQGFVERYELDLRHSNFAVETVKYSQVFNDKLPFESNLSVLDLLFNYGSEAASLLR, translated from the coding sequence ATGAAAATGAAAAGTAGTGCTTTCCCCTTTTTTTTATTTCCAAATATTGGTTGGTGGAAGGAGGCATTTAAATGCAATGAGATTATCGTAGAAACCTCCGAGAATTGGGTTAAACAAAGCTTGAGAAATAGATATGAATTGGTTAACTCCAATGGACGATTGAGGCTATCGGTGCCAATAATTAAAAAAACCAGAGGTTTGCTGCGGGAGGTGGAAATAAGCTATACTGAAAATTGGCCTTTGCAGCACTGGCGTGGCTTGGAGGCGGCATATAATAAATCTCCGTATTTTGAATTTTACAAATCAGAGCTGCAAGAAATCATTTTTTCGGAGCCCTCAAAACTCATTGAGTTAAACACTCGGGCATTGAAATTTTGTGTGAAAAAGTTGAACTTTACGGCTGAAATTGTTTATAGTCAAGGGTTTGTCGAAAGATACGAACTGGATTTGAGACATTCAAATTTTGCCGTAGAAACGGTTAAATACAGCCAAGTTTTTAACGACAAGTTACCGTTTGAATCAAACTTAAGTGTTTTAGATTTACTTTTCAATTACGGTTCGGAAGCAGCCTCTTTGCTTAGGTAA
- a CDS encoding acetyl-CoA carboxylase carboxyltransferase subunit alpha produces the protein MMLLDFEKPIEELLEQLEKAKATHEKGKVDMTDTIGQLEEKIDKLKKSLYKNLSGWQKVQLSRHPDRPYTLDYIEGITTNFVELHGDRNVADDKAIVGGFAQIDNYPVMILGHQKGRNTKERQFRNFGMANPEGYRKALRLMKLAEKFNKPIITLIDTPGASPGLEAEERGQGEAIAKNLMEMAVLKVPIICIVIGEGASGGALGIGVGDRIAMLENSWYSVISPENCSTILWRSWDYKEKAADALKLTGDDMLGNGLIDKIIKEPLGGAHNDKEAMFKTLKTEIKRLIKELKDIPSDDLVNQRIEKFSNMGVYEELT, from the coding sequence ATGATGTTGCTTGATTTTGAAAAACCCATTGAGGAACTTCTCGAACAGTTGGAGAAAGCCAAAGCCACTCACGAAAAAGGAAAGGTTGACATGACCGACACCATTGGCCAGTTGGAAGAAAAAATAGATAAACTCAAAAAAAGTTTATATAAAAACCTTTCGGGATGGCAAAAAGTGCAATTAAGCCGACACCCTGATAGACCTTATACATTGGATTATATAGAGGGAATTACCACCAACTTTGTAGAATTGCATGGCGATAGAAATGTGGCCGACGACAAAGCAATTGTCGGTGGTTTTGCTCAAATAGACAATTATCCGGTAATGATTTTGGGACACCAAAAAGGTAGAAATACCAAAGAACGTCAGTTTAGAAACTTTGGAATGGCTAATCCAGAAGGTTATAGAAAAGCACTCCGGCTTATGAAACTTGCCGAAAAGTTTAATAAACCTATTATTACGTTGATTGATACCCCTGGAGCCTCGCCCGGATTGGAAGCCGAAGAAAGAGGCCAAGGAGAAGCCATTGCTAAAAACCTGATGGAAATGGCCGTTTTGAAAGTACCCATTATTTGCATTGTGATTGGTGAAGGAGCCAGTGGAGGAGCTTTGGGTATAGGTGTTGGTGATAGAATTGCGATGCTTGAGAACTCATGGTATTCAGTAATATCTCCCGAAAACTGCTCGACCATTTTATGGCGTAGCTGGGATTATAAAGAAAAAGCCGCTGATGCCTTAAAACTAACGGGCGATGATATGTTGGGCAATGGTTTGATTGACAAAATCATTAAAGAACCGCTTGGTGGGGCACACAATGACAAGGAGGCCATGTTCAAAACCTTGAAAACCGAGATAAAACGGCTTATAAAAGAGTTAAAAGACATCCCATCAGATGATTTGGTAAATCAGAGAATTGAAAAATTCAGCAATATGGGGGTTTATGAAGAGCTTACCTAA